The Actinomycetes bacterium nucleotide sequence TTCTTCATGTTCTAAATCACTCCTTTTTTCGGGATCTTCTTCTTTTTACAGATTTCACTATCAACCAAATAATTATTACTATTATAGCTACAAAAACTAACACCGGGCTTATTATTATCAGGGTTGAAATAAGTCCGTTAAACACCCTTACAGCACCTTTTGCACCCCTTTTTATTGCATCCATAAACCCCCAGTCAGAAGCTTCCCTGATGGTGGTAGGTTCAGTTAAATATACCTCTATGGTAGAGAAAGAGACCATATTGTCAAGGTAGTTGAGCCTTCCCTGAAGGACCTCAATTTCACCCTGCACATTACTCAGTTCTCTCTGCACTTCTATACTGTCCTTTACCGACTTTGACTGCTCCATTAAATCCAGCAGCACTTCTTCCTGTACCTTGAGATTCCTTAATCTGCTCTGCAGGTCAATATACTCTTCGGTAACATCCTGGCCGGACATACTTATATTTTTTACCTGGCCCAGGGCTTTAACTTTATCTATTACCGGGTCAAACTTGTCTGCAGGAACTCTCACTATTATCCTGCCGCTGGTAAGCTTTCCTTCTGCATCAGAATAGCTTTCGGAACTGCTAACAAAACCGCCATTATTCTCTGCTATATCACTTATTTCAAAAAGTTTATCCTCAAACTCCCCCGCGCCTATCTCCAGTTCAATATAGGAGTTCTGAATTATCTTCCTCTCCAGGGGTGGGGTATTTATGTAGTCAGAAGAGCCTGCATCTGCCGATTCTTCCATGGGAGCCGCCTCGGCCTCGGCATAACTCATTTCCTCAGTTGCCATCGCCTGTCCACCCTGATCCCTGGCCGGTGCTTCTGCCGCCTCATCCATTTCAAAAGCCGAACCGCAACCAGTGCCTGCAGCCGCCAGAACCAGAACAAAAATTAAAAGTATTGCAAATTTTTTTATAGCATATCTCATGGTTTTCCTCCCCATTATTTACCATTTTCCGCTTTTTATATAGTTATCAATAGCATGGGCAGCTTTTTTGCCAGCGCCCATAGCCAGAATAACCGTAGCAGCTCCGGTTACAATATCGCCACCTGCAAATACCCCTTTCATATTAGTCTTGCCTGTCTCCAGGTCAGCCTCTATATTTCCCCACTTGTTAAGCTTCAGTTTGGGGGTATCAGCCAACAGCAAAGGATTGGGACCCTGACCGATAGCCATTACCACCACATCAACGTCCAGGTCATACTCGGAGCCTTCAATGGGGATGGGTCTCCTCCTGCCGGACTGGTCCGGCTCCCCCAGGTCCATCTTAATTACTCTAAGCTTATCTACCCAGCCGTCTTTTCCCTTGATTTTCACCGGATTAGTAAGCAGCACAAACTCTATACCTTCTTCTTTAGCATGTTCAGCCTCTTCTTTTCGTGCCGGCATTTCCTGCTCGCTTCTTCTATATACCAGATACACATGTTCGGCGCCAAGCCTCTTGGCGGTCCTGGCAGAATCCATTGCCACATTTCCACCGCCAACCACCGCTACCTTTGGAGCTTTCTTTATAGGGGTGTCAGAACCGGGAAATTCATAAGCTTTCATCAAATTAGACCGGGTAAGGTACTCATTGGCAGAATATACTCCATTCAGGTTCTCCCCTTCAATATCCATAAAATAAGGAAGGCCTGCCCCGGTGGCTATAAACACAGACTCATAACCCATATCAAAAAGTTCCTGTACAGACAAGACTTTCCCTATAACCATATCCAGCTTTATCTCCACTCCCATAGTCTTCAAGCTGTCTATTTCTTTTTGCAATACCTTTTTGGGTAATCTGAATTCAGGAATTCCATATACCAGTACTCCTCCTGCCTTGTGAAGTGCCTCAAATATGGTTACCTGATACCCCATCTTTGCCAGTTCACTGGCACAGGCCAATCCTGCAGGCCCGCTGCCAATAACAGCAGTTTTATGTTCTGAGTTCTTTTCTGCTTCCTCTTTCTCTACCAGCATGCCCGTATCTGCTAATTCCTTTTTTATGGCCATATCTCCCAAAAATCTTTCCAGCCTTCCGATGGCTACCGGCTCATCTTTTATTCCCAGAATGCACTCTTTTTCACATTGGTCTTCCTGGGGACAAACCCTGCCGCATATAGCCGGAAGGGAATTCTTTTCCCTGATTTTATCTATGGCCTGATCAAATTTCTTCTGGTCTATAAGATCTATAAAACTCTTTATGTCTATCTCCACCGGGCAGCCATCAATACATTTAGGTTTCCTGCACTGCAGACATCTATCAGCTTCTTTTAAGGCATCCTCCATGCTGTAACCCAGGGCTACTTCATTAAAATTTTTAATCCTCTGCCGGGGGTCCTGCTGAGGCATTTCTGTTCTGGGAACTTTCTTCTTCTTAACTTTTTTGTTCACTTTATCTATCATAACTCCGGATTCATCCTTTCCTAGAATAAAAATTAGCCATGAGATTTGCAGCCACATTCATGCTGGTAATCCTTATGTGCCTTTTGTTCTTCTGTACAATACATTTTTTGTCTGGCAAACAATAATTTGAAATTTACTTGATGACCGTCAAACTCGGGACCATCCACACATACAAATTTAGTCTCATCGCCTACTTCCACCCTGCAGGCTCCGCACATCCCGGTGCCATCCACCATTATAGAGTTCAGGGAAACTATAGTTTTTATGCCATAAGGCCTGGTTACTTCGCTGACTGCAGCCATCATGGGTGCAGGACCAATTGCTACCACCCTATCCACCGAAAGGCTTTCTTCCTTTAAGAATTTGTCTAAAAATTCCGAAACAAAACCGCCAAAACCTTTACTGCCGTCATCAGTGCAAATAAAAAGGCGGTTACTGACTTCCTCCATCTTTTTTTCAAGTATAAGCCCCTGGCTGTTTCTGGCTCCTATAATGGATACAACATAATTTCCGGCCTGTTTAAGAGCCCTGGCAATGGGCATAACCGGGGCTATTCCTACTCCGCCCCCCACACAGACCACATTACCAAAATTTTCTATTTCACTGGGTTTGCCCAGGGGTCCCACCACATCTGTTAGGCTGTCTCCGGGTTCCAGCCTGGAAAGCTTGCTGGTAGTTTTTCCGGCAATCATTGACACCAGCGATATGAGCCCACGGTCTGGATCAAAATCAGCTATAGTCAGCGGTATGCGCTCCCCTTCTTCACAAACCCTTATAACTACAAACTGCCCCGCTGCTGCCTTTCTGGCCACCAATGGTGCTTCTACTTCGAACCTGTCTATATCTGAAGTTAGCTTTTTTTTACCAATTATTTTATACAAGTTGTATCACCATGCCTTTCAGTTTTATTTCTCAATATACTCATCAATCTTTTCGGCTATCTGGCTTACAGCTTCTGCAAATTTTTTATCTGCCTGGCAGGGTGAAAAATTACCTAAATCAGACTTTCTAACCTGTTCACTATAAGGCAAGCTTCCAATAAGGCTAAAATCCTTTAGCTTCTCTGCCACAGATTGATACTCATTAATAGATTTTATTTTATTGGCCACAATAAATAAAGACCTTATATGCAAATCCTGGGACATTTTTCTAACCGAATAAGCTGTCTGTATGCTTCTCAGCCCTGGTTCTACCACTACTAACAGCATATCCATGCCCTCACAGGTGCCTCTTCCCAGGTGTTCTATGCCTGCTTCCATATCCATTATTACTACTTCATCAGTGTCTACTATCAGATGCTTGAACAATCTTTTCAGTAACACATTTTCAGGACAGTAACACCCGCTTCCGCCCGGTTTTATGGTACCGGCAACCAAAAGTTTTATCCCTCCAACATCCACACCAAACCTTGAGGTTAAATCATCTACCTTGGGATTAAGTTTAAAATAAGCTCCATACCCTCCTGGCTTGGCCCCGGTTCTTTCCTCTACCAGATCTTTCATCTGGCTTACAGGTATTATGTTTAGAGCATCTTCCATCTTCATGCCCAGA carries:
- a CDS encoding AAA family ATPase — encoded protein: MKIAISGKGGVGKTTLTACLARFYESRGQKVIVVDADPDSNLATALGMKMEDALNIIPVSQMKDLVEERTGAKPGGYGAYFKLNPKVDDLTSRFGVDVGGIKLLVAGTIKPGGSGCYCPENVLLKRLFKHLIVDTDEVVIMDMEAGIEHLGRGTCEGMDMLLVVVEPGLRSIQTAYSVRKMSQDLHIRSLFIVANKIKSINEYQSVAEKLKDFSLIGSLPYSEQVRKSDLGNFSPCQADKKFAEAVSQIAEKIDEYIEK
- the gltA gene encoding NADPH-dependent glutamate synthase: MIDKVNKKVKKKKVPRTEMPQQDPRQRIKNFNEVALGYSMEDALKEADRCLQCRKPKCIDGCPVEIDIKSFIDLIDQKKFDQAIDKIREKNSLPAICGRVCPQEDQCEKECILGIKDEPVAIGRLERFLGDMAIKKELADTGMLVEKEEAEKNSEHKTAVIGSGPAGLACASELAKMGYQVTIFEALHKAGGVLVYGIPEFRLPKKVLQKEIDSLKTMGVEIKLDMVIGKVLSVQELFDMGYESVFIATGAGLPYFMDIEGENLNGVYSANEYLTRSNLMKAYEFPGSDTPIKKAPKVAVVGGGNVAMDSARTAKRLGAEHVYLVYRRSEQEMPARKEEAEHAKEEGIEFVLLTNPVKIKGKDGWVDKLRVIKMDLGEPDQSGRRRPIPIEGSEYDLDVDVVVMAIGQGPNPLLLADTPKLKLNKWGNIEADLETGKTNMKGVFAGGDIVTGAATVILAMGAGKKAAHAIDNYIKSGKW
- a CDS encoding DUF4349 domain-containing protein: MRYAIKKFAILLIFVLVLAAAGTGCGSAFEMDEAAEAPARDQGGQAMATEEMSYAEAEAAPMEESADAGSSDYINTPPLERKIIQNSYIELEIGAGEFEDKLFEISDIAENNGGFVSSSESYSDAEGKLTSGRIIVRVPADKFDPVIDKVKALGQVKNISMSGQDVTEEYIDLQSRLRNLKVQEEVLLDLMEQSKSVKDSIEVQRELSNVQGEIEVLQGRLNYLDNMVSFSTIEVYLTEPTTIREASDWGFMDAIKRGAKGAVRVFNGLISTLIIISPVLVFVAIIVIIIWLIVKSVKRRRSRKKE
- a CDS encoding sulfide/dihydroorotate dehydrogenase-like FAD/NAD-binding protein — translated: MYKIIGKKKLTSDIDRFEVEAPLVARKAAAGQFVVIRVCEEGERIPLTIADFDPDRGLISLVSMIAGKTTSKLSRLEPGDSLTDVVGPLGKPSEIENFGNVVCVGGGVGIAPVMPIARALKQAGNYVVSIIGARNSQGLILEKKMEEVSNRLFICTDDGSKGFGGFVSEFLDKFLKEESLSVDRVVAIGPAPMMAAVSEVTRPYGIKTIVSLNSIMVDGTGMCGACRVEVGDETKFVCVDGPEFDGHQVNFKLLFARQKMYCTEEQKAHKDYQHECGCKSHG